One window of Opisthocomus hoazin isolate bOpiHoa1 chromosome 13, bOpiHoa1.hap1, whole genome shotgun sequence genomic DNA carries:
- the LOC142363058 gene encoding olfactory receptor 14J1-like, translated as MSNSSSSSQFLLLAFADIREMQLLHFWLFLAIYLAALLSNGLIITTIARDHRLQNPMYFFLLGLSLIDLGSISTTVPKAMANSLWNNRAISYAGCAAQLFLFSFFIAAECCLLTIMAYDRYIAICKPLHYGTLLCSRACVHMAAAAWGSALLNALLHTVNTFSIPLCKGNAVDQFFCEVPHILKLSCSESYLRELGFVAVSSSLSFGCFVCIVLSYVQIFRAVLRIPSEQGRHKAFSTCLPHLAVVSLFISTGIFAYLKPSSFCSRFLDVVMTFVMRNQELKDGLKKLIQSAVFQQQ; from the exons atgtccaacagcagctccagcagccagttcctcctcctggcatttgcagacatacgggagatgcagctcttgcacttctggctctttctggccatctacctggctgccctcctcagcaatggcctcatcatcaccaccatagccCGCGACCACCGCCTCCAAaaccccatgtacttcttcctcctcggCCTCTCCCTCATTGACcttggctccatctccaccactgtccccaaagccatggccaattccctctggaacaacagggccatctcctatgcaggatgtgctgcccagctctttctgttttccttcttcattgcagcagagtgttgtcttctcaccatcatggcctatgaccgctacattgccatctgcaaacccctgcactacgggaccctcctgtgcagcagagcttgtgtccacatggcagcagctgcctggggcagtgctttgctcaatgctctcctgcacactgtcaatacattttccatccccctctgcaagggcaatgctgtggaccagttcttctgtgaagtgCCCCATATCCTCAAGCTCTCTTGTTCAGAATCCTACCTCAGGGAACTTGGGTTTGTGGCAGTTAGTTCTTCTTTATCTTTCGggtgttttgtttgcattgtgctgtcctatgtgcagatcttcagggctgtgctgaggatcccctctgagcagggacggcacaaagccttttccacgtgcctccctcacctggctgtggtctccctgttcaTCAGCACTGGCATTTTTGCCTACCTGAAACCTTCCTCCTTCTGTTCCCGATTTCTGGATGTGGTGATGACATTTGT catgaggaatcaGGAGCTCAAAGACGGCTtaaagaagctcattcaatcagcagtctttcagcagcAATAA